A genomic segment from Tindallia californiensis encodes:
- the purM gene encoding phosphoribosylformylglycinamidine cyclo-ligase, with amino-acid sequence MEKVTYESAGVNVEEGQRSVELMKKAVQKTMTKEVLQGLGSFGAMVQPDLKGMNQPVLVSGTDGVGTKLKLAFMMDRHDTIGQDCVAMCVNDILCHGAQPLFFLDYLATGKLEAEKAAAIVAGIAEACQKAGCALVGGETAEMPGFYQNGEYDLAGFAVGMVDRDKLITGETITAGDAIIGLASSGVHSNGFSLVRKVLLEKEGMDLWSSFGDSTLSLGEALLTPTSLYVKPIMEMIQQVPIKGLAHITGGGFYENIPRILPDETAATIWLGSWHIPDIFHLLKEKGPLDQEVMYGTFNMGIGMILVVSSEEKEKAMELLRANDQQAWVIGEVTSGNKQVTLCDGSE; translated from the coding sequence ATGGAAAAAGTAACCTACGAATCTGCTGGTGTGAATGTCGAAGAAGGTCAGCGCAGCGTTGAACTAATGAAAAAAGCGGTACAAAAGACAATGACAAAAGAAGTGCTTCAAGGGTTAGGTAGTTTTGGGGCGATGGTTCAACCGGATTTGAAAGGAATGAATCAACCGGTGCTGGTTTCTGGAACTGATGGTGTTGGAACCAAATTAAAGCTGGCCTTTATGATGGATCGGCATGATACGATTGGTCAGGACTGTGTGGCAATGTGCGTGAACGATATCCTTTGTCATGGTGCACAACCGTTGTTTTTTCTGGATTATCTGGCGACAGGAAAACTGGAAGCGGAAAAGGCGGCGGCTATTGTGGCAGGGATTGCAGAAGCGTGTCAAAAGGCTGGCTGTGCCCTTGTAGGTGGAGAAACGGCTGAAATGCCAGGTTTTTACCAGAATGGCGAATACGATTTGGCTGGTTTTGCTGTCGGAATGGTGGATAGAGACAAACTGATTACAGGTGAGACGATTACGGCGGGAGATGCGATTATTGGACTGGCTTCCTCTGGAGTTCATAGCAATGGTTTTTCTTTGGTAAGAAAAGTGTTGTTGGAAAAAGAAGGCATGGATTTATGGAGCTCTTTTGGAGATTCGACGCTTAGTTTGGGAGAAGCCTTACTGACGCCTACCAGTCTTTATGTAAAGCCAATAATGGAAATGATTCAGCAAGTGCCTATAAAAGGGTTGGCTCATATAACTGGTGGAGGTTTCTATGAAAACATACCAAGGATTCTTCCTGATGAGACGGCCGCAACAATATGGTTGGGGAGCTGGCATATTCCAGACATCTTTCACTTGCTAAAAGAAAAAGGACCATTGGATCAAGAAGTCATGTACGGAACTTTTAATATGGGCATTGGGATGATCTTGGTAGTATCATCGGAAGAAAAAGAAAAAGCGATGGAGTTGCTTCGTGCTAATGACCAACAAGCTTGGGTTATTGGAGAGGTGACATCGGGCAATAAGCAGGTGACATTATGCGACGGGTCAGAATAG
- the purF gene encoding amidophosphoribosyltransferase produces the protein MWDGLKEECGVAGVIQMEDDHTAELLYFGLYALQHRGQESAGIAVNDGDKTRWHKDMGLVSEVFDNEELEKLTGHIGIGHVRYSTSGESDVENAQPLVVRYRGGTIALAHNGNLVNARLLRDRLEDAGVVFQTTIDSEVIVNLIARYSNEGIHQAIRRSMELIKGAYALVIMNEECLIGVRDPLGLRPLCIGKTEKGYVLASESSAFDVMGAELVRDVEPGEMVTITPEGIQSEFFQSLPRRAGCIFEYIYFARPDSIIDGINVYEARKNSGRVLAKECPVEADMVMAVPDSSIPVALGYAEASGIPYGEGLIKNRYIGRTFIQPTQAIRELAVKLKLSPMAANIKGKKLILIDDSIVRGTTSKRIVETLKQAGAKEVHVRVSSPPVAYSCYFGIDTPDRNQLIGAVKTVDEIRKIIHADSLHYLTPEGLVEALGKPEKNFCLACFDGNYPMELPEKAQQQNGQRVFQRLDKENQ, from the coding sequence ATGTGGGATGGATTAAAAGAAGAGTGCGGTGTGGCCGGAGTGATTCAGATGGAGGATGATCATACAGCGGAGCTGCTTTACTTTGGTCTTTATGCTTTGCAGCATCGGGGACAGGAAAGCGCGGGCATTGCGGTGAATGATGGAGATAAAACCCGGTGGCATAAAGATATGGGTTTGGTCTCAGAGGTATTTGATAATGAAGAGTTAGAAAAACTGACAGGTCATATTGGGATTGGCCATGTACGATACTCTACTTCTGGAGAATCGGATGTTGAAAATGCACAGCCTTTAGTAGTTCGTTACAGAGGTGGAACCATTGCCTTAGCTCATAATGGAAACTTGGTAAACGCCAGGCTTTTGAGAGATAGACTGGAAGATGCGGGGGTTGTTTTTCAGACAACCATTGATTCGGAAGTGATTGTTAACCTAATCGCCAGATACAGTAATGAAGGAATCCATCAAGCTATTCGCAGATCCATGGAGCTGATTAAAGGTGCTTATGCATTAGTCATTATGAACGAGGAATGTTTGATTGGTGTGAGAGATCCTTTGGGTCTAAGGCCACTGTGTATCGGGAAGACAGAAAAAGGGTATGTATTGGCATCGGAAAGCAGTGCTTTTGACGTTATGGGAGCTGAACTGGTTAGGGATGTGGAACCGGGAGAAATGGTGACTATTACGCCGGAAGGTATTCAGTCAGAATTTTTTCAGTCTTTGCCTCGTAGAGCTGGATGTATTTTTGAGTATATTTATTTTGCCAGACCGGATAGTATTATAGACGGGATCAATGTCTATGAAGCAAGAAAAAATTCTGGTCGGGTACTGGCGAAGGAATGCCCTGTAGAAGCTGATATGGTAATGGCAGTTCCGGATTCTTCCATACCCGTAGCCCTTGGTTATGCAGAAGCCTCCGGCATTCCTTACGGAGAAGGACTGATAAAGAATCGCTATATTGGCAGGACTTTCATTCAGCCAACTCAGGCGATACGTGAACTGGCGGTCAAACTAAAGTTATCGCCGATGGCCGCAAACATTAAAGGTAAAAAACTGATTCTGATTGATGATTCTATTGTAAGAGGCACTACCAGTAAACGGATCGTGGAAACCTTAAAACAGGCTGGAGCTAAAGAGGTGCATGTTCGTGTCAGTTCACCGCCAGTCGCTTATAGCTGTTATTTTGGTATTGATACACCTGATCGAAATCAATTAATTGGAGCGGTAAAAACCGTTGACGAAATTCGCAAAATTATTCATGCTGACAGCCTCCATTATCTTACCCCTGAAGGATTAGTGGAAGCGCTGGGAAAACCGGAAAAAAACTTTTGTTTGGCTTGTTTTGACGGTAATTACCCGATGGAGCTTCCGGAAAAGGCACAGCAGCAAAATGGACAACGAGTGTTTCAAAGACTAGATAAGGAGAATCAATAG
- the purC gene encoding phosphoribosylaminoimidazolesuccinocarboxamide synthase — MVKDKGIEKKEMLYEGKAKQVYVTEDASKVIVYFKDDATAFNGKKKSQIEGKGKVNNHLSSLIYTYLEGKGVKTHFIQRLSDREMLVKAVTIIPLEIIVRNVAAGSMTRQLGVKEGTVLKKPIVEYSLKKDELGDPFVNEDHIIALEWATEEELNKIRSEALTINKLLIELFSKAGLKLIDFKLEFGVNKDGVLLADEISPDTCRLWETRTGRVMDKDRFRKDMGQVSEHYEEVLERVSKVLAV; from the coding sequence ATGGTAAAGGATAAGGGGATAGAAAAAAAAGAGATGTTGTATGAAGGGAAAGCCAAGCAAGTCTATGTCACAGAAGATGCTTCAAAGGTAATTGTATATTTTAAGGATGATGCAACGGCTTTTAATGGAAAAAAGAAAAGTCAGATTGAAGGAAAAGGAAAGGTGAACAATCATCTATCTTCACTGATATACACATACTTGGAAGGAAAAGGAGTGAAAACCCATTTTATTCAACGGCTATCCGATCGAGAGATGTTGGTGAAAGCAGTAACAATCATTCCTTTAGAAATTATTGTTCGAAATGTGGCGGCTGGCTCCATGACCCGGCAATTAGGGGTGAAAGAGGGAACCGTACTCAAAAAACCAATTGTCGAGTATTCTTTGAAGAAGGATGAGTTGGGAGATCCTTTTGTCAATGAAGATCATATTATTGCCTTGGAATGGGCGACGGAGGAGGAATTGAACAAAATTCGTTCAGAAGCGTTAACCATTAACAAGCTATTAATTGAATTATTTTCAAAAGCGGGTTTGAAGCTAATCGACTTTAAATTGGAGTTTGGAGTGAATAAAGACGGGGTATTGCTGGCTGATGAAATATCGCCGGATACATGCCGGCTATGGGAAACTCGGACAGGAAGAGTAATGGACAAGGACCGGTTTCGAAAAGATATGGGACAGGTATCAGAACACTATGAAGAAGTGCTGGAGCGAGTCAGTAAAGTATTGGCAGTTTGA
- the purE gene encoding 5-(carboxyamino)imidazole ribonucleotide mutase codes for MQKSKVGIIMGSDSDLPVMKEATQVLEGLGIQCETRIISAHRTPEAMVSYAQQAKERGIEIIIAGAGGAAHLPGMVASMTTLPVIGVPVKSNALSGWDSLLSIVQMPAGIPVATVAINGAKNAGLLAAQILGIKDPVVSQKLEDFRKQQTEQVLHKAETLEELGIDGFLEGR; via the coding sequence ATGCAAAAAAGCAAAGTAGGGATCATTATGGGAAGTGATTCGGATTTGCCGGTGATGAAAGAGGCGACGCAGGTATTGGAAGGACTGGGAATCCAATGCGAAACAAGAATTATATCTGCCCATCGGACACCGGAAGCAATGGTTTCTTATGCGCAGCAGGCCAAAGAAAGAGGAATAGAAATTATTATTGCTGGAGCGGGAGGTGCGGCTCATCTGCCTGGGATGGTTGCTTCCATGACAACGCTTCCGGTGATAGGAGTGCCTGTAAAAAGCAACGCTTTATCGGGCTGGGACTCTTTGTTGTCGATCGTCCAGATGCCGGCGGGTATTCCTGTTGCTACGGTAGCTATCAATGGAGCTAAAAATGCTGGATTATTGGCGGCACAAATTCTTGGAATTAAAGATCCAGTGGTTTCTCAAAAATTGGAAGATTTTCGGAAGCAACAGACGGAGCAGGTGCTTCACAAGGCAGAAACCTTGGAAGAATTGGGGATTGATGGATTCTTGGAGGGGAGATAG
- a CDS encoding 5-(carboxyamino)imidazole ribonucleotide synthase has product MKRCDIGVVGGGQLGKMLLMEGYRMGLSFAVLDPSKTCPAKGMAHEFIHGRFFDEIKIQQLAEKSQRLTYEFEHIHAKMLMKLESKGCQVMPSPETLYMIQDKYQQNKELESHCLPVAPYKKIEQKQDLIEAADLFGYPFLLKSRFGGYDGKGNVKVDGPEVLDDSYDLLDGKERPLMAEKFIAFKMEISVIAARDSLGNIETFPVGQNIHQDNILDRSIVPAPLPAEVLNSADKLAKKTLKHLKGAGIFCIEMFVGEDQQLWINEIAPRTHNSGHYSIEACNISQFGQQIRTIMGWPLVKPTLFKPAVMVNLLGDPVKSGNAKLVGIEEAMGIADVYPHWYGKTESRPGRKMGHVTILADSSEEANEKAEKIRKVLKVTV; this is encoded by the coding sequence GTGAAACGCTGTGACATTGGAGTCGTTGGCGGTGGACAATTGGGAAAAATGTTATTAATGGAAGGTTATCGGATGGGGCTATCTTTTGCTGTTTTAGACCCTTCAAAAACCTGTCCGGCAAAGGGAATGGCACATGAGTTTATTCATGGCCGTTTTTTTGATGAAATAAAAATTCAACAGTTGGCGGAAAAAAGCCAACGATTAACCTATGAATTTGAACATATTCACGCAAAAATGTTGATGAAACTGGAATCCAAAGGATGTCAGGTAATGCCTTCACCAGAAACGCTTTATATGATACAGGATAAGTATCAGCAAAATAAGGAACTGGAAAGTCATTGTTTGCCCGTTGCACCTTATAAAAAAATTGAGCAAAAACAAGATTTGATAGAGGCGGCGGATCTTTTCGGCTATCCTTTTCTTTTGAAGTCAAGATTTGGTGGTTATGACGGAAAAGGAAATGTGAAGGTGGATGGTCCAGAAGTCTTAGATGATTCTTATGACTTGTTAGATGGAAAAGAAAGACCGCTGATGGCGGAAAAATTCATTGCGTTTAAGATGGAAATATCCGTAATAGCGGCGAGAGATTCTCTTGGAAATATTGAAACCTTTCCGGTAGGACAAAACATTCACCAGGATAACATTCTTGATAGAAGTATTGTACCAGCTCCCTTGCCAGCGGAAGTGTTGAATTCAGCTGATAAACTGGCAAAAAAAACCTTGAAACATCTGAAAGGAGCAGGTATTTTCTGTATTGAAATGTTTGTTGGGGAAGATCAGCAGTTATGGATTAATGAAATTGCTCCCCGAACTCATAATTCGGGGCATTACAGCATTGAAGCCTGTAATATTTCTCAGTTTGGACAACAGATTCGCACGATTATGGGATGGCCTCTGGTAAAACCGACTTTGTTCAAGCCAGCGGTGATGGTAAACCTGTTGGGAGATCCGGTGAAAAGTGGAAATGCAAAATTGGTAGGCATAGAGGAAGCTATGGGAATAGCTGATGTATATCCTCATTGGTATGGAAAAACAGAAAGCAGGCCTGGTAGAAAAATGGGACATGTCACTATCTTGGCGGATAGCAGCGAAGAAGCGAATGAAAAAGCAGAAAAGATCCGCAAGGTGTTGAAAGTAACCGTTTGA